The DNA sequence TGGATAGAACTCTAAAAGAACTGAAAGGTTAAGACAACATTATAAGAGGTGTCATCGTCGCAGTTGCTGAAGACTTTAATCAAACTATTCCAGTGGTTCCCTACATGAACACTTGTAGATATAATTCAAGCCTTTTAAAAGTCATCTCCTTTTGGGAACTCTGTAGTACAATCTAAGAACTCTTTTAAAAGCccatattttttctattaaaattaaaggcagTATTCCAATAACATTGTTGAGAAACTTTAATTAGTACTATGTATACATTGGAAATGGACCCCCCCAAGTCAAATTAATATGGACTAATATGATTTAAGGTATTATTCTTATAAGACCAGCAGCAGGTCAGTCAGCTAATATTCTTCGAATTCCATAGTTCTTCACATTTCCATTTCCAATATAAGTAATtccaaatttcaatgaaaatttcttatgccatcactaTCATCAAAACTGGAGGTCAAATGTACAATTATGCACATTACAACTTTATATTTAGGAAGATTATATTGTTGAATGCCGACCAAGCAACCGCCTTCGACCATGAGAGATAATCAAAGAGGAGAAACATAAGCTGCGAGTGGTTTATATATCCCCAGGAtcattagcatatccgagtcacATGAATGGACACTCGCCACTGCTATTGTTAAGCACACGTGATATCAGATTCCTTCTAGAAGTTTCCATGTGACGTCATCCACTATGGAGTTCCACCAAAGGTGAACAAAAGTGAAATCAAAACATTTGGTAGATTCGACCAATATGAATGAGTGCTGATACACGTCTTTTAtcccagtcatgcagaatgattggtaatacattgtaagtaatgaaaaacatattcttttactattgttgttgtgaggtgatgagataaggattatttactgttgttgttaacaggcatttatgcctaacagtAGTTTAGCATCGCCTTGGCGCATCTCCCGTCACCGCATTCGGCACGGATCGGGAAGCCGACGAGTACTGAGAGACTCCCGAACGCAGAACTGCTATGGCGCTGGGAACGAGAAACATGAAGGAACCGCAAACATGCCCGATCATGAAAAGCAGAAACATGACGACCTAATTCACGCGCTTGTATTTACTACttataaaaaaagcattattgtTACATATATTAATATGTGATGCACTATGTATTACAAAAGGATATTTCACTCAATAAAAGATCATATTTACAAAGaacatttgtaaataaaagtGTATGCTCATTTAATGTACTCTAATTATTActgaatttcatattttaaactaTGAACAAATTTTGAAACAGCAATGCAAACTAGTGGATAGACATATTTAACATGAAACTAGTGACATCAATCATTTCTAACTTATGTGTGATAAGTATACATCTTCACATCTTGCATAATCCAGAGTAAAAGTGTTCACGAAATTCGATAAACATTTAACTCTTTCAATTTATCTTAATGTAGTTATTTTTGCCATTCCtcctttaatttttgttttttccttttttttacttattctttctTGTGTTGATTGTTagctctcaaaaataaaaataaaaaacagaaaaaatgcttttattttgattttatctgcaattaaaaaaaaaaagtttaatgcttTTTCCCCCTCTTTCTACAGGTTTATATAACATATGTAATGCTAAAGAAGAAGAGTTGTCAAGAATCATTGGTGCAAGTAGTGCCAAacaagtttataatttttttcataattgctAAATAACTTATACgttttagtaaatgtattatAAATACTTTCATATTTCGTAAGATAAATGAAATGTTCTTCTGAAAAAAATAGACTTCCATATGATCCTTCatttaaaacgttttatacatttgatgtaacatatttaaaaataaattcttgaaataattattgttgcactttaataaaaatttaggttACAGGAAAACCATATTTCTTCCACGTAGAACATTTGTGTGGTTAACAATGAAGTGAATTCTTATTATGTCTTTCTCTCATGCCCTAAATAGCAGTAACtgtacattttagaaaaaaatatacaaaattagcTTCCCCGTTGTATATTGTACTGTAGCCATAAGctttgaaaaattcttcaatAACTAGCGACTACAATGACCTAAATAGCTGTGCTGTTTTGAATGTACAATTGTTTTTAACTTTCTGTGAAATTTGAAAGACATTCTtttgaaaagtatgaaaaaattttatttttgtactcGTATATGAGAATAGTTTGTTTTCGTGATTGTGATTTTagtaaaaagtttgttttcgtaTTTGCAATGTTTAATGGGGTTCAGTTTTGCGATTgtcttttcttctaatttttctttttattgtaaaagaATGGGATAAAGATTTTGTTATTAGATGTATTGTGACATTATTAcaaaatctttacttttcaacCTAAATAAACCTATTCATGTACAACCttgttttttcaaacttactGTTGCAACAGTAATCcagaatacagtcgactcccgctacaacgtgatccgacttacgcgaaacggctataacgTGAGTTTTTCCTTaacaacgaattttagagctaaagcgaatttttcGCTCTCAactcgaaaatatttggaaaggaattgtgatgctaagtttcggtttTGTTATGGACTACTAAACACtaattcgtgaatgtactttcatcccttcagcatcactgactgcgcaagttcccacataccgcactataaacatagcattgttagtgtgtatgtttcaccactcctcatttttcatttacaatGGCTATATTCTAagtatgaaaggtgatgaaatattgtggcacctaggcacgctgtttcatgtaAAGTTTGAAGACGGAAACAATGAACAAAAGTTtgtgacaatttaagaaaaggtaaagattcttaatacgcttgaacaactagaaagtgggtcgaaggtagcacgacaattaggtagaatgggtgaatctttcatactataattaaaagtcaagagaaggcaatctgtATAAGTCCAGGATGGGTGGTAATATGGTATGGCCTAtggtaatacccccccccctcagaggggtattaccatagatgtaaattttataaaagtaattGCGAAGctactatatttaaaaatatattggaaTGACGGTCAGATTGGGCAGGATAAAtcatcatttcaatttttaagttataaatgtaacttattgtctctcccattgatcattaattttgtacatcgtaacactattttatgttgaataatgcaactttaaaaaaaaaaacggtaaaaattcagctttgtatgtaagaaatggtaatatatagttaacaaatggtcaacaatagtttaaaacgtgtttaaatgcctaaaatgattgggtatgttaataaaaaaatcatgtgacacaacacttttccacaacgtgaaatttcgacttacgcgaggagtcttggaatgcatccctcacgtaagtcgggattcgactgtatcaAATGTTtctaataagcaaaaaaaaaaaaacttaataagcAGAGTTAACTGTTTACTATGATAAAACAACATTTTGTAACAAAGTTGCATGTAAGTgtttaaaaaaccattaaaaaaatatttttaaaatattcacatcttttcttaacaaaaagtTAGGCTACTGTCTTCTGTTTCAAATGCAAATGGCATCTGAATGAAGCATGGTCTTCCAAAAGCTTTATTAATAGTTCGGTAGGAGTAGTTTAGAGTGGATGCACACTCCAAACACTCCATAATGTTAATTAGAttaccatatttttttaaaacaatctaTTTAGGAGTTTTGTAAATAATCTATTTAATCTTACTATATTATAAAAATCTGATTGTGCTACAGCAGCTACtggaatttttgaaatgtaatgACATAGACAAGTGCTGCTTATTTTAGTCAACCTctaaaatttcaagcaaatgcTGAAAAAGATCAAATGCTATAGTTTGCAGTAGATTGCTATAGTTTGCAGTAGATTGAAATAATACTGGAGAAGCAGTCATACAATTTGTTgcatgatatttttcatttattcaataaaatcatTTGTAGTTAAAGTTTGCCCAAGAGTGGGTTACATTTGAACAAAAGCAGAGAGTTTGAATCGTGAAACAATTCAAATGGAACTGCTTGAAGTACCGTGGGGGTTGGTGAGCAGAGTGCAGTGCCCCCTTGTAACAAAACAAAAGATGAATGTCTGGCGTACTTATAATAACGTGTTTGCTACCATAGTTTTCTGGGTGTGATCTCATAGTGAAAAGGAGAGGGTAATAGGAGGTATTCACCCTAAGCAGGTCTTTGCTAGAGGCAGCAAAAACCTAGAGTAAAATTCTTATTAATGATACCAGAGaagattaaaattgcaaaaacatgATTTTGGAAATATATGCAACTATTATGAGGTTTATTTCCTATTGACAGTGCCAGATCTTGGGCAGGCAATCCAAATCTCATATCCCAGGCAGCAACTTCTGAGGATGGCAAATTCAGTGTGGCACCCAAGCAAAATAGATCCAGAAGGCATCATGACTCCCTTGAAAAGATCAGAAACTTGAACTTTGCTTTTTTGGACCTTCAACTTTGGTAAAGTTCCAGAGGGAAATCAGAGAGCCTTGATCCTTTGGCCTCCTCCTGATGTCATCAAAGAATActtgaaattgcattttcaacACTTCCGTTTTGAAAACTTTCCTGAGAAGGGCTGCTTATCTGCCCCTTTTCCCCTAATTTAGCAAACTATTACCTCAAATGGCATTTACATGACTTCTATTTCACATAATTTATGGGATGGAACCTCACCACTTGGCTAACATCTCTAAAGATAACTTAAACATGGTTTTAGGAAGGGAAACTCCTGAATCTCCCAGCCCTttctttaaaattgccaatgttagtttcaaattgcatttttaaaactttaatcttaaaaaaatgaaaaagaaaaaaaaaacatccattattgaatgttttcttttttgaaatattctaTCTGTATAAAAATGTACTGCATGGCCGTGGGATGGATTTGGTATCTTCCCTGGACAACAGAAACCTATGCTACACCACCGGACTTCTGGGAAAGTCAAGGTAAAAAAGGGTGTCACAGCCCACTCTAAAACTGTGCTACATTATGATGAAATTTCCAACTTTCTACACTtctattgcctttttttttttgctcctccCTTTTTAGTAATACTGTTTGAACAGCAGAATTGCTCTTTATACCCTACTATGCTTTTCATTTTCTTCAGTCAAACATTGAAAATATctcaaattacatgaaatacaccgccagctcagtcaattccagccgaggactgcagtctcggctggaattgactgagctggtggtgtatttcatgtatttctgccttagccctggctatagggcggtaacataCTGAATATctcaaattactttattttttaatgttgtccTAGACAATTTCATGTACATTAAATACCAGCaacttaaaagtattaaaaaggtatttatttcagGACTAGAAAATACTGTATGAAAACAAGTACAAAGATTAAAATTCTATAATAATTACACGTTGTTCCTTTTCCATACAAAAATGGGTAGAAGAAATCCTTTGGCAAATCAGCTTTAATCGATGGTATCTTTGCATATTGAGGCACAGCTGGACGAGTTATGTCAAAAAAGGAGACGGATGATGACACAATAATATCAAAACAATTAGGAAAGCATGACAGATCAATTGGCTTAGATTTCTGATAATGATATCCGACACCTAGGATTTTAAATTGTGGATTTGCTACAGTACCAACAGCAGCAtaaacaatttcaatttttaattccaaACTTGAAAAGCATGTATCCTCACTGTCTGTAATTTTCTCCTCAGGATCATGGTAAACTTCAATCCAGTCCTCTGGATTagaaacatttgcattaccaaaTATTCCAACAAATAACTGTTTCCCACTTGGACCTAATAATGAATTCAAAATGCTTTCCTGGGTGATTTTACAATTTCGGCTtcttattttgtaaaaacaacTCGATTTGAGATTAATACCAAATTTGATGATGTTCCGTGTTTCACTACATGCACCGATGCTGTCTTTGTTCAAGACACTTAAGCCTTCAAGGTTGACTGTAATAAAGTGAGGTTCATCAGAACCACTGCTAGAACTATTAGTTCCTGCAAGAATGGGCATTCCTACTTGGTATCCTGGATTACCACTTCTCTTGGAAACATCACTGGTATTAAACCACTTGAAATTCACACTAAAATGTTGCGTGAACATTCTTTTATCATTAGTTAAATctatgtaataaaatttggtttcaagTTTTGTAACACCAGCTACACTATCAGTTTCAACTACAAATTCAATCTTGTTTACTACATTATTACacatagaattattttttgtcggTCTCCTTAAGCTTCTCTTGGCACACAAATTATTGGAGGAATATTCATTATTGAGATCATCACTAGAATTGGTTACTTGTGTATGCACAATCAAATCCGCAAGATTGCTTCGACTTACTGAAGATGTAGTATCAGACTTAATGCAGAAATCAGTATATTCATCTGCAGACAAAGATGGATTTTTTTCACATTCATCTTCCAAATTATTTACTATGATTGAGCAGGAGGATGTAAAATCTTGCAAATAATATATTCTTTGATTACAGGCACAAATCTCTGAAAAACAGGAAGATGGGAAgcctgaaaataaaaagatattgttA is a window from the Uloborus diversus isolate 005 chromosome 6, Udiv.v.3.1, whole genome shotgun sequence genome containing:
- the LOC129224372 gene encoding tectonic-3-like; this translates as MISSDLCHKFALVSSILGFLCYSLVLSTNNDEQEENFTVVEPEFKYDEIVFKLNNSSENYSFVNDSAFEISNITQAMLINDSDIVISTELDSSMSFADDPESWENEIYKKIPRFVTPDEDICSCDLLVNICDINCCCDQDCTEQDMTTFSECYSQNLTPDKNYCYQKDLILRNNTPYKMEKDPESSLFCIVHDNFKEHLRFKDMPIIESHRDLKLILKNQKENKFSWDKEALKDEPYAVEWRHGSLIYISSPAVNHQSWSFPSSCFSEICACNQRIYYLQDFTSSCSIIVNNLEDECEKNPSLSADEYTDFCIKSDTTSSVSRSNLADLIVHTQVTNSSDDLNNEYSSNNLCAKRSLRRPTKNNSMCNNVVNKIEFVVETDSVAGVTKLETKFYYIDLTNDKRMFTQHFSVNFKWFNTSDVSKRSGNPGYQVGMPILAGTNSSSSGSDEPHFITVNLEGLSVLNKDSIGACSETRNIIKFGINLKSSCFYKIRSRNCKITQESILNSLLGPSGKQLFVGIFGNANVSNPEDWIEVYHDPEEKITDSEDTCFSSLELKIEIVYAAVGTVANPQFKILGVGYHYQKSKPIDLSCFPNCFDIIVSSSVSFFDITRPAVPQYAKIPSIKADLPKDFFYPFLYGKGTTCNYYRILIFVLVFIQYFLVLK